In Mustela nigripes isolate SB6536 chromosome 9, MUSNIG.SB6536, whole genome shotgun sequence, the sequence ttgtcataCAGTTActagatttttatttccattgagCCATGCTGTCCTAGAGAAAACCATTGGACTTACAGCTTTAAATATTTAGCACACAGCCAGCAGATGGGTCCAAGCCTTCCATACACCAGGCGTTGTATTGGGTGAGAGTCCAGGAGGTCACAAAGCAGAATCAGGCATTGCCCGTGATGAGCCCACAGACCAACAGGCAGGGTGGGTGGACATGCTTTTGACTTGGTTGAAGCTCAGCTGACTAGTCCATATCTGCTGTTGATTTTTGCTTCGGCTAGGTGTCTGCCTGCATCCCGGTGCTCAAGCTGGCCAGACGGCGCAAGAAAATCCTGTTTTATTGTCACTTCCCAGATCTGCTTCTCACCAGGAGAGATTCTTTTCTGAAACGCTTGTACAGGGCGCCGATTGACTGGGTAGAGGAATACACCACGGGCATGGCGGACTGCATCTTGGTCAATAGCCGGTTTACAGCTGCCGTTTTTAAGGAAACATTCAAGTCCCTGTCTCACATAGACCCCCATGTCCTCTACCCATCTCTGAATGTCACCAGCTTTGACTCCGCTGTTCCTGAGAAGCTCGATGGCCTTGTCCCCAAGGGGAAGAAATACCTGTTCCTCTCCATCAACAgatatgaaaggaagaaaaatctgactTTGGCACTGGAAGCCCTAGAAGAACTGCGTGGAAGGTTGACATCCCAGGATTGGGACAAGGTTCATCTAATCATGGCCGGCGGTTATGACGAAAGAGTCCTGGAGAATGTGGAACACTATCAGGAATTGAAGGAAATGGTCCAACAGTCCAACCTTGGACAGTGTGTGACCTTCCTGCGGTCTTTCTCAGACACACAGAAAATCGCACTTCTCCATGGCTGTACCTGTGTGCTTTACACACCGAGCAATGAACACTTCGGCATCGTCCCTTTGGAGGCCATGTACATGCAGTGCCCAGTCATTGCTGTGAATTCGGGTGGGCCCCTGGAGTCCGTCGTCCACGGCGTCACAGGGTTTCTATGTGAACCTGACCCTGTGCGCTTCTCAGAAGCGATGGAAAAGTTCATCCATGAACCTTCCTTAAAAGCCACAATGGGACTGGCTGGGAGAGCCAGGGTGAAGGAAAAGTTCTCCTCTGCAGCTTTTACAGAACAGCTCTACCAGTATGTCACCAAACTGCTGGTATAATCCAACTTTTATAAAGGCCTTTATGCTATATTCGTTAGTATCATTTTTTACAGATTGTAGACTCActtttgaaactgaaaaagaaacctaaaatctATTGCagaagagattaaaagaaaaatgcacttgAATCTTGAATCTGAACCACTTCCCCATGCACCGCTCCTTTTCATCtacttttgaagaaaaatggaatatcTTTTATGCTGTAACTATTCCATGTCTTACCAGTGTTAAGATATAAAAATGGTACAATTCCACATTCATCAAAAGATTTCAATTATAATTCTCTAGATTATTGTTGCTTTGCCTGTAAGTTTTGAGTTATAGTGTGCCTTGGTACACTATAGTTTAACTGTATCATCATTAAAGTTGATTAATTTAGGTTCATAGCATAATGAGAACAGGATCGCTGTAGTTCCCAAAATCAGTGCATTCACTGTCCTGTGTTAGTAAATTTTTGCTAGTCATACCTTCTCCGGGACCCATAGCAAGGATGTTCTGTACTTTTTTACAAAgatgatttattatatttttgcacACTGAGATGTGACAGTAAAATATGTTTGTCATAGGAAAAGAAAGCATACTAGATTTTGGCCTCTGTGATCTGGGATCGTTAAGAGTGTGGACAGCCAAGCCTGAAGTCTGAAGCTAGAGTAAACAAGATGTTAAAGTAAGAGGATGTCCTCACTCATGGGTGTGCGTCTGATGTAAGTTTGGTTTCTTCATGTCATCTGAGTCATCGGCTTTGTTAGTGTTGGTGTTTGGTTAGGGAAGCTCCTACTAAGCGTAAGACAGAATTGCTTTGTGTCCGAGTCCTGTGCCAGATGTCATGGCTATGGCGCTTCCCTTgacccccacctccttcctcctccctcctgccagcCTCAACGTGGTTTTCCTCTGCCATGGACCCTAGCCCTTTTGTGGCCCGGACCAGTCTTAGAGTTTCTTACTTACCTGTTGGCCTAAGTACGAATAAACGTAAAGCACTTTTCAACATATCTTCacagctaaatttttttttaactgttttttttttaattccagcccaacatggggcttgaactcatgaccccaaggtcaagagtctcatgttctaccAGCTGACCCAGTCAAGTACCCTAAAAGCTAAATTCATCTTTAGAAGAGCAACGATCACTAGCCAAAGGCTCCACATTGATCAATTCTGAGAGTATAGACGTGAGAGCCTAAcagcctgtgtgaccttggatgaatTACGTCATTTCTCTGCCTCAGCTTTTTCATCTGCTGTAATATTCTACATTCGTCATAGAGCAGTTACGGCAGATTACCATAATGTATGTGAAGTACTTAAaacagtacttggcacatagtatgGGCtatataaatgttagctattttgtTACTTTGGTATATTGAAAAGCTGTAGAAATTCCACAGGGGTTCATGCTGCACTACTATATTgttctttgggttgtttttttggtttttttgtgtttttttttttttttacggaaTAAAATTTCAGGTTGTAATTTATCACATTTGTCTGTATCAAAGAagtatttaattaaatgaaatgactgtaccaaaaagatttctaaaacaaGAGTTAAATAAAGTGTTTTATGGAATGAAAAGTTGAGTTTGCTTTCCTTTGTCATCGTGAAAGCTTCCAGAGTCCAATCGAGTAGCTCATCCCCACGTGGAGGGTTTTGTATTTTGTGGCTTGGGTGCATGTGTTCCCCCAGGTTGCTGCAGCCTTTGCAAAAAGGCCTGGTGGTTCTGACCCCCCAGGTTTAAGACAGACTCCAGTCCATAAGTGGGGCCTGCCCATTCAGAGCCCTAAATCTTTTGCCTATTTGACCATTTTTAGGCAGATCCTTCCAAAATGGACACCAGGGCCTCATGGGCCTTCAGTCTAACCACCCTTCATTGTCTCAAGTCCCAGCAGGTGACATAAGACCACAGATCTGGGGGGCAGGGTAGGGTGGGGAGTGGATGCAGAAGTCTGGATGCCGGGAGCTTCCAGCCTCTGGTGGATAGGTTCCTGGTTCCCAGACCCGGGATGCAACTTTGTCCACAGGAGGCGTCCCCAGCTTCCAAAACTAAACTGAAGCTGGGGAGGGCAGAAGCCTGGCACACTGAAGTAAATTGTCCAGGACCCTATCAGCAGTAATTCTAGCAattactgtgtgctgggcatggTACTACACAGCAGACAACTCACTCATCCTGAGTTCTAGGAGGTGTATGTATTCTCACCTTTACAGAGGAGTGTGGGTAAGCAGCTTGCCTGGGTCACTCAGCCTG encodes:
- the ALG2 gene encoding alpha-1,3/1,6-mannosyltransferase ALG2, encoding MAERLGEDEDPGPNPSVLFLHPDLGVGGAERLVLDAALALQARGCSVKVWTAHYDPSHSFADSRELQVRCAGDWLPRSLGWGGRGAAVCAYVRMIFLALYVLFLGDEEFDVVVCDQVSACIPVLKLARRRKKILFYCHFPDLLLTRRDSFLKRLYRAPIDWVEEYTTGMADCILVNSRFTAAVFKETFKSLSHIDPHVLYPSLNVTSFDSAVPEKLDGLVPKGKKYLFLSINRYERKKNLTLALEALEELRGRLTSQDWDKVHLIMAGGYDERVLENVEHYQELKEMVQQSNLGQCVTFLRSFSDTQKIALLHGCTCVLYTPSNEHFGIVPLEAMYMQCPVIAVNSGGPLESVVHGVTGFLCEPDPVRFSEAMEKFIHEPSLKATMGLAGRARVKEKFSSAAFTEQLYQYVTKLLV